One window of Mixophyes fleayi isolate aMixFle1 chromosome 3, aMixFle1.hap1, whole genome shotgun sequence genomic DNA carries:
- the PET117 gene encoding protein PET117 homolog, mitochondrial has protein sequence MSTRSKVVLGLSVVLTVGTVVGVHTKQNLDRERLREGVIHDLERQKRKQENLRVLQEQIELTKQLESEREKGLLSDGFNKS, from the exons ATGTCCACCCGATCCAAAGTGGTCCTGGGCCTTTCGGTGGTCCTTACTGTGGGTACGGTGGTTGGGGTACATACGAAGCAGAACCTGGATAGAGAG agATTGCGTGAGGGTGTTATCCATGATTTAGAGAGGCAGAAACGGAAACAGGAGAACTTGCGCGTCCTGCAGGAGCAGATTGAATTGACCAAGCAGTTGGAGTCTGAACGTGAAAAGGGTCTTTTAAGTGATGGTTTCAACAAATCTTAA